A window from Lampris incognitus isolate fLamInc1 chromosome 5, fLamInc1.hap2, whole genome shotgun sequence encodes these proteins:
- the g3bp2a gene encoding ras GTPase-activating protein-binding protein 2 isoform X1 has translation MVMEKPSPLLVGREFVRQYYTLLNKAPDFLHRFYGRNSSYVHGGLDPNGKLAEAVYGQAEIHKKVMSLQFSECHTKIRHVDAHATLSDGVVVQVLGELSNNGQPMRKFMQTFVLAPEGSVANKFYVHNDIFRYEDEVFGDSEAELDEESEEEVEEEPEERQQSPEPLQESPNSSTYYEQHPVTNGVEEPMEEPAPEPEPEPEPEAKVEEIKPEVDEKVLEELEEKAPSPVPVESPPNTQEPPKTFSWASVTSKNLPPSGTVPSSGISPHVVKAPNTQPRVETKPETQTTPLRPRDQRTRDRPAFTPRGPRPDGVPPSESQTGKPHFGFVNKGRADSDTNEMDNRRVIRYPDSHQLFVGNLPHDIDENELKDFFMTYGNVVELRINTKGVGGKLPNFGFVVFDDADPVQRILGAKVEGPIMFRGEVRLNVEEKKTRAARERETRGGGDDRRDVRRSDRGPGGPRGIMGSGMIRDREGRGPPSRGGMAPKPGIGSGRGAGGQGEGRFTAQRR, from the exons ATGGTGATGGAGAAGCCAAGTCCCCTGCTTGTAGGGCGGGAGTTCGTGAGGCAGTATTACACACTCTTAAACAAGGCACCAGACTTTCTGCACAG GTTTTATGGCCGTAACTCTTCATATGTCCATGGAGGACTTGACCCCAATGGGAAACTGGCAGAAGCAGTGTATGGTCAAGCG GAAATCCACAAGAAAGTCATGTCTTTGCAGTTCAGTGAATGTCACACGAAGATCAGGCATGTGGATGCCCACGCAACACTGAGTGACGGGGTGGTGGTTCAAGTCCTTGGAGAGTTGTCTAACAATGGCCAACCCATGAGAAAATTCATGCAGACATTTGTGCTTGCTCCAGAG GGCTCTGTGGCAAACAAGTTCTACGTCCACAATGACATCTTTCGTTATGAGGATGAAGTTTTCGGTGACTCTGAAGCTGAGCTTGACGAGG aaTCTGAAGAGGAAGTTGAAGAAGAACCAGAGGAAAGGCAGCAGTCCCCTGAACCCCTACAAGAAAGCCCAAACAGCAGCACCTACTATGAGCAACATCCTGTCAC CAATGGTGTAGAGGAGCCCATGGAGGAGCCGGCTCCAGAGCCAGAACCAGAGCCTGAACCAGAAGCCAAGGTAGAGGAGATCAAGCCCGAGGTAGACGAGAAGGttttggaggagctggaggaaaaGGCCCCCTCTCCAGTCCCTGTGGAGTCCCCACCCAACACCCAGGAACCTCCCAAG ACTTTCTCCTGGGCCTCAGTGACCAGTAAAAATCTGCCTCCTAGCGGCACTGTCCCCTCCTCTGGAATCTCACCTCATGTTGTTAAAGCTCCAAACACGCAG CCCAGAGTGGAGACCAAGCCCGAGACTCAGACGACACCTCTCCGGCCACGGGATCAACGCACGCGTGACAGACCTGCCTTTACACCACGAGGACCCAGGCCTG ATGGTGTTCCTCCTTCAGAATCACAAACGGGCAAGCCACACTTTGGTTTTGTCAACAAAG GAAGGGCAGATTCCGACACAAATGAAATGGACAATAGGCGAGTTATCCGGTATCCAGACAGCCACCAGCTTTTTGTTGGCAACCTCCCACATGACATCGATGAGAACGAGCTCAAGGATTTCTTTATGA CATATGGGAATGTTGTGGAGCTGAGGATCAACACCAAGGGCGTGGGGGGGAAGCTTCCCAACTTTGGATTTGTGGTGTTTGACGATGCCGACCCAGTGCAGAGAATCCTGGGAGCCAAGGTGGAAGGG CCCATCATGTTCCGTGGCGAAGTGCGTTTGAATGTGGAGGAAAAGAAAACGAGGGCAGCACGCGAACGTGAGACTCGTGGCGGAGGGGATGACCGACGGGATGTGAGGCGCAGTGATCGAGGCCCTGGAGGTCCACGAGGCATTATGGGGAGTGGCATGATTCGTGATCGTGAAGGAAGGGGCCCACCGTCCCGGGGTGGCATGGCCCCCAAGCCTGGCATAGGTTCTGGGAGAGGAGCTGGTGGCCAGGGAGAAGGCCGTTTCACAGCCCAGCGTCGCTGA
- the g3bp2a gene encoding ras GTPase-activating protein-binding protein 2 isoform X2, whose product MVMEKPSPLLVGREFVRQYYTLLNKAPDFLHRFYGRNSSYVHGGLDPNGKLAEAVYGQAEIHKKVMSLQFSECHTKIRHVDAHATLSDGVVVQVLGELSNNGQPMRKFMQTFVLAPEGSVANKFYVHNDIFRYEDEVFGDSEAELDEESEEEVEEEPEERQQSPEPLQESPNSSTYYEQHPVTNGVEEPMEEPAPEPEPEPEPEAKVEEIKPEVDEKVLEELEEKAPSPVPVESPPNTQEPPKTFSWASVTSKNLPPSGTVPSSGISPHVVKAPNTQPRVETKPETQTTPLRPRDQRTRDRPAFTPRGPRPDGVPPSESQTGKPHFGFVNKGRADSDTNEMDNRRVIRYPDSHQLFVGNLPHDIDENELKDFFMTYGNVVELRINTKGVGGKLPNFGFVVFDDADPVQRILGAKPIMFRGEVRLNVEEKKTRAARERETRGGGDDRRDVRRSDRGPGGPRGIMGSGMIRDREGRGPPSRGGMAPKPGIGSGRGAGGQGEGRFTAQRR is encoded by the exons ATGGTGATGGAGAAGCCAAGTCCCCTGCTTGTAGGGCGGGAGTTCGTGAGGCAGTATTACACACTCTTAAACAAGGCACCAGACTTTCTGCACAG GTTTTATGGCCGTAACTCTTCATATGTCCATGGAGGACTTGACCCCAATGGGAAACTGGCAGAAGCAGTGTATGGTCAAGCG GAAATCCACAAGAAAGTCATGTCTTTGCAGTTCAGTGAATGTCACACGAAGATCAGGCATGTGGATGCCCACGCAACACTGAGTGACGGGGTGGTGGTTCAAGTCCTTGGAGAGTTGTCTAACAATGGCCAACCCATGAGAAAATTCATGCAGACATTTGTGCTTGCTCCAGAG GGCTCTGTGGCAAACAAGTTCTACGTCCACAATGACATCTTTCGTTATGAGGATGAAGTTTTCGGTGACTCTGAAGCTGAGCTTGACGAGG aaTCTGAAGAGGAAGTTGAAGAAGAACCAGAGGAAAGGCAGCAGTCCCCTGAACCCCTACAAGAAAGCCCAAACAGCAGCACCTACTATGAGCAACATCCTGTCAC CAATGGTGTAGAGGAGCCCATGGAGGAGCCGGCTCCAGAGCCAGAACCAGAGCCTGAACCAGAAGCCAAGGTAGAGGAGATCAAGCCCGAGGTAGACGAGAAGGttttggaggagctggaggaaaaGGCCCCCTCTCCAGTCCCTGTGGAGTCCCCACCCAACACCCAGGAACCTCCCAAG ACTTTCTCCTGGGCCTCAGTGACCAGTAAAAATCTGCCTCCTAGCGGCACTGTCCCCTCCTCTGGAATCTCACCTCATGTTGTTAAAGCTCCAAACACGCAG CCCAGAGTGGAGACCAAGCCCGAGACTCAGACGACACCTCTCCGGCCACGGGATCAACGCACGCGTGACAGACCTGCCTTTACACCACGAGGACCCAGGCCTG ATGGTGTTCCTCCTTCAGAATCACAAACGGGCAAGCCACACTTTGGTTTTGTCAACAAAG GAAGGGCAGATTCCGACACAAATGAAATGGACAATAGGCGAGTTATCCGGTATCCAGACAGCCACCAGCTTTTTGTTGGCAACCTCCCACATGACATCGATGAGAACGAGCTCAAGGATTTCTTTATGA CATATGGGAATGTTGTGGAGCTGAGGATCAACACCAAGGGCGTGGGGGGGAAGCTTCCCAACTTTGGATTTGTGGTGTTTGACGATGCCGACCCAGTGCAGAGAATCCTGGGAGCCAAG CCCATCATGTTCCGTGGCGAAGTGCGTTTGAATGTGGAGGAAAAGAAAACGAGGGCAGCACGCGAACGTGAGACTCGTGGCGGAGGGGATGACCGACGGGATGTGAGGCGCAGTGATCGAGGCCCTGGAGGTCCACGAGGCATTATGGGGAGTGGCATGATTCGTGATCGTGAAGGAAGGGGCCCACCGTCCCGGGGTGGCATGGCCCCCAAGCCTGGCATAGGTTCTGGGAGAGGAGCTGGTGGCCAGGGAGAAGGCCGTTTCACAGCCCAGCGTCGCTGA